ggtgaaaggagcagatctaaaatgagcgatgaagattgggaggatctggatttgagaacaacaagtgcgatacgtctgtgcctggccaaaaatgttcttgcaaatgtgcatggaatatctacggcaaaggaactctgggaaaaacttgaagagttgtatcagacgaaaggcgtctcaaatcgtgtgtacctgaaggagcagtttcatacactgcggatgaatgaaggtacaactatttcagatcatttaagtgttctcaatggcattgtcgctgagctagaagctattggagttaaaattgatgatgaggatcaagccttgagactcatctggtctcttccactttcctatgagcacatgaaacctattttgatacatgggaaggagaaaataattttttcagaagttaccagtaaaatcttttctgaagagagaagactaagtagtggaagtaatgcTCCACTTGAGAACTCAGTaatggtagcagctggaaatgggaagatgaagaactccatgaagaagaaagtagtctgctgggagtgtggacaatctgggcacgtcaagaaaaattgtccaagagctggagcaggttcggcaagtggctccaagtcagtacatggagatactggaaatgatgctaatattgtgtctctctccatggaagattttgctctttaaaaagagacatgtacatcctcatggcatgccgctaattcccaaagttgccatgatagaggatgtgttaatattagcgggTCCACAAATTTGCatacaggcattggtttggcattgatacagggtgtgtggtggaaattaatgtcgatggctgatgaacttccaggagagccaaacgtggaagttacaccataattttcagcaaggttgttttcgacatgggccgaagtgaaatgcttggaattggtttattctgagtggatatgcttttatggtgaagcatgatagcgaaagctatgaagatcttcattgaggtgaagtttggctgtgggaccagtcaaagtcacaaggtggagattgttgaattttgtgacttttgtaatcccacaccggtgggaaatAAGTGAGAGGCAGAATTTTggggttataaataagaggcttagcctcttagtttaagtgcaccagttgaaagcttatctagtaacttttgactttagttaaattcctctattaaccttttgtaaaaggggaagatgtgtagagttaaagatttactagtggggtagttttgtgggtgtggtgaggagaaaaattgtgtgattgtaacaatttttcacatagtgaattttcttctttgggtctggtggtttttctcctgttttggagtttccacgtaaatttcttgtgttattattatttctctatttttcttgttattcctgcaaagggtagatcctaggggaggtgaatttggaggtccaaatttccaacaaAAGGATCATGATCTGGCGTGAACTACAGGTTTTTAACTACAGTGGTTCATGGGTATGAAAGAAAGGACCCTCCAAATACGCATGATGGATTAATGTATTCATTAGCTGTTTTATTTGATGGTTCTCGCTTGTTTGAATAGTAATATGAGAAGGGattattttggataaaagttaaaaagttaaataaaatattattataatattattttttaattttattattattttgagatttgaaaattttgacaaatttattatattttatatgataatttgaaaaaattataataatgaatccAAATGAACCATAAATCTATCTTATCTTTTGGTCCAATCTTTctctttggtttttctttttcttgtttgctTGCTAGGAAAATACCGATCtatttatattgttatttttttaacaaataatgaGCAAAATAAGGAATTTTAGCATAGTTTAAGTTGTGGATTTTCTAAATCATAACATTGAACATAGGGATTTTGcaaattagtttatttattaattaatttaaagaattatCGTGTTAATACTTATCAAATTTAGTACCAAGGACAAAACTTGCCattaaatttaagagaaatacttttaatatataaatgcagtgagattgagaaattatttattatttatactaaTTAATTTCACTTTGAGaataatgtttaaaatatttatgaatattaatttaaacctgaaaaaataattaaaattccgaaaaaaaatcttgaaaataaAGAACTCATTGCCACATTAGGATATATAAAGTGGGTCCCTTGCTACGTGTGCCGTCCAATAACAAAACAGCATAGGCCAAATTACGAGACGACGACCACTTAAGACTAAACTGGCAAAAGAAACATTGATCATAAAGCTAAAAACCCTCCAAATTTTCTACGAATGCTGCTGTTCTTATTTGTCGCACGCACgtttgactctctctctctccctctctctcccattTCCAGAGCAGACCCCATAGCCGTCTGAAGCATTAGCAGTGCTGTAGGCAAAACAAGAGGTGTCGGGAAGGAACCAAAATAAACTTCAGAAACCCAGAAATACCCCAAATTTCAATTAACCAAGCAAAATGCATTCTTTTGGGTACAGAGCCAACGCCTTGCTAACCTTCGCGATGACCATTCTGGCCCTCATGTGTACCCTGGCCTCCCTATCCGACAATTTCAACAGCCCCACGCCCTCTGCCCATGTCAAGGTCCCTACCTCTCTCTCACTCGCTCAAACTTTATCTTTCTTAACTTTTGAgttctaattattaattttttggtaGATCCACGATTTACGTACTTGATTTAGTTCCTATGGTTTGTAGGTGGTGAACATTAACCGGTTCCAGAAGCAACCGAAGGGTAACGACGaggtaattgtttttttttttttttccttttatgtttccttttaatatatatgtatgtgggTCGCCTATCAATCAAACTGAAAATTCGTGTGAAAGATGCCGCAGATGTTGAGTGGTTTTCTGGGATTCGTTCGTCGTTTACTTGTGGTTAATTTGAGAACAAAAAGCTTTCAAATTTCCTTGAAATATGATATGGACTTTGACGGGTTTTGAGAATTCCAGGTTGTGATCCCAATTGTAACATCTCTTcattttttggttaatttaAACGTTAGGCGTTAGATGTTTTTGTAACTATAGATAGGGCTGGTGGCAATGTAATGGAATTCTAGGGTGTATGATTGAAAGGGAAGAACCATAAAATTTAGAGAGGAAGAAGGCCGTTAAGCTTTTTGAAGGTAGAATAGATGAGGTTCTTTTGCTGCTTATTAGGCTTAATATATCTCAGCTAGTCCAGAAGTAACTACTTTAGGCTTTTAAGTGGGAAAAAATACAACCTCTAACAAATACCAAATTTAGAATCTTAGTTACTGTTGTTTGTCACTCTCAGCTGCTGGTGTTTGTAGCCTTTGGTGTTGGTAGCTCTTGATTTTAATAGAAgtctttcataaaaaaaaaaaaaaaaaaaaaaaaatcaacctctGACTTGTATCTCAAGGTCCAGGCTTTTCGTTTTTTCACTGATAGAACCTACTTTAGGTGATTTCGTTTTATCTAccttattttaattgatttaatttCACGAAGAAATGTGTTCCTTAAGCTAAGCTGTCCGAAATTGGGGTCCTGTcctctttccaaaaaaaaaaaaagaagctattcttgtttatgcttttttatagtttttcttttcctttgtagTTAGTCTGATAATTGCTCACATATACACAAATTGATTGATTAGGGTTAGTAGGAATAGACAAAGATTAGGCTTTTGTGTTTTTTCCATTTGCTTTAACTACGAGCATGCATCctgcaaaattatttttaggcaGTTTccttttagatttttattagatttttttatcaCATATATCAAGCATATGCCCCCATCTAGTTCTAATAGTGTTTCCTCCAAATTGGTAATTCATTTGATAGCTGCTATTGATTCTGTTTGAAGTGATTTGTCTTCCACTCTGTGCAGGTCAGCATGCAATTGAATATATCAGCAGACTTACAGTCGTTGTTTACATGGAATACAAAGCAGGTTAACCATTTGACATATGCTTGCATTTCACCTTGGCGATGATTCTTATTCATGTGTTGCTTTAAGTTATGGTTGTCTACAAAAGTGGTTTCTTTGACACAAATGTTTGGTAAATGCTATGGACTAATGATGCTATTGTCTGAAGAATGAATATGCGTCTCTGATTAAGAGGATCGTTTCCACTGTTCTAGGTGTCTCATGGAGTTTACCAATGATTGATCTAATGGTATAGAAATttgtttatattcttaaattgcTATGGATGCTCATACTCTTTTTTGTTAAGTTTTGAAGGAAAGTGGATGGGGCCCACCAAGAGCCTATCTCTAAAAGTGCACTCCTAATGGATGCTCATTTTTTAGTAGTTAAAAAGGCTAAGAGGATTGGGAATCGGCATTCTAGGTTTCCCATTAAATATGTTTTGaagattggttttattttaggaaTAGTTTttccgtattttttttttaattttttgtgtttttgaaaatttgagtaagattgtttttgtttttgcatgTTTGGGAATGAGATGAAGTTTGAAGTGAGAAATCTGATTTTGATGTTGCCAAACATCACCaaattgaaatataataaagtGCTTAGTACAAATCGGATGCTCTGTTATAATCTACTCTTTTAAATTTCCAACCAATTATTCTTCTGTATTTGCCTGATGAGTTTagatttttgttttactttatcTCTGCAGGTTTTCGTGTTTGTAGCTGCTGAATATGAAACCCTAAAGAATTCCTTAAATCAGGTTAGCTTTAGGCATctgcattattatttttattttgaacttGTTCATCTTTAACCTTTTCCCCATGTATCTATGCTATTACAGATTGTATGGCAGACACCTTTGCTAGCCTTTTATATTCCAGGTTTTTCTCTAACAAAAATATTGTGAACATCATTTAAATGGTTTTTGAAATATCATTTTGCAGATCTCGCTTTGGGATGGCATCATTCCTTCTAAAGAGCATGCAAAGTTTTGGATTCATACCTCAAACAAGTACCGTTTCATTGATCAGGCATGCCACGTCCCCATTCACTTTGATGGAAGTTACTCTAGCTGTTTGTTCGCTTAAAAAAggttaatattttcttttcctttcaacaGGGAAGCAATCTCCGTGGTAAAGAATTTAATATGACATTGCATTGGCATGTCATGCCCAAGACTGGCAAGATGTCTGCTGATAAGATAGTCATGTCTGGGTACCGCTTGCCAGACGAATATAGATGAGTGTGTCTTGTTTGTTGTCACTATAATTTCCAACTTCTTTTGAAGAGCAGCATGGGAAAATGAGGAATGGTTTTCATATTAGAATTGGGATCTGAAGAAAACTTTGGGCTCTTATTACTTGGTCGAAAATGTGgaatttttgtacttttttggAGGATTAAGATTAATACTACATGATCCAACagcttagtttttttttaatctacaaAAGGTCGGCTGAATTTGTAGGCAGAAGCAGGCAAGATATCCACAGCCAATGCTCAGAATCGTAGACCCACAAAATATTTTTCGTAGTTGTTGGTTTTTGCTCTTGCTTGGGAGGATATTTTTCCCATGCTCTCATCAGACTTGCCCACAAACATTGGTTGCTGGAGAGCCTTGTTATCAGGTAAGATTTGGAAAGCTTTATGGAATTTGGAGCATTTAGAGAGAGTACTAAATTTAGCAAAGAAGTTATAAACCCGTGGACAATTTATAGACCTTTCTAGGTGAAAACCCACGAATTGAGATTCCAACAAGAGCTCTAAGGTTAGATTTGCAAGATTGATAGACACAATGCGGAGCAGGGAATTTTAGGAGAGCTGATCCTAAAACTGCCATAGCTAGTATCAAGATATGGAACTAATTGACAGAATTGTAGAACGCATTGCTGTGTGATATAATCTTTCATATACAATCCAAACTTGAAGTGTGTGAGACTGTCCCAATAAGATGAGTTTCTGTCTCAGggaaaattgacacatgaaaattcaGGAGTATGATCTTCTGATAGCTTTATTGCCCACCAAGGGGCTTTTTGTGTGCAGAAGATGGGTTTTGCTTACATACCTCTGAAGTAGAGCATCACAATACTGAAAACTCAATGGAATAGATCAGTTCCAGGATTAGGAGATAGAGTAATAGATTCGAAAATCTTTCAACAATGTTATCCCAATGGTTGATGGTTGCCTTTCCATTATAAAATGTTGCAGTAAAAGCTAATGTAGGGAGCAATGCTAAATTGCTAATGCCATTGGAAGATGCAGCATAAATACTGGCGTGCAATCTGGATCTTGACTTGTTGAGTTTCGAAAGCCGTGACTTATTTGGGGAGGCTAACAGTGTAGATCTCCCCTCCCCCATATACTCTAATCTCTCTGCTTCTTAACCAAGCTACAACAGTCAACACCCGTCCACTTCCACCAcctccttttatttatttatttgatcgATTGCAATGCCAATTCTTATGTTCCAGAAATCATTTTATTCTTAACCACCCAAATATTCTTTTACCTATAATGGTCTTCGGCCAGGTTTGAAAAAATTCTGAATGATCAGTACTTCGAAGTTATTATCTATGTAATACTAGTTGGTGGTGCCATGTGCTTTTGTGCCAATGATTACAGCCTTTCAATATGTGGAAGATTTTACTTTTTCATCCATAAATTACTACTACATATATTTTACTTCACAccaagaatattaaaagtttcatcCGCATTTTGTTTATCTCGACTAGGGTAGTTTGAATATTAGAGTATTACGAGAAtactttattactatttattattttatcattacttttcatcattttttattattatttactattatttaatattttatcattaccttttattattatttttttactattattcacagaatATATAAGATCATCTTACTATCTAAACATAACCTGACTTTTGAGATAACGAAATATTAGCCACGTGACATAATATTAACTTTAAATCTTaatcaattattaaaaagttgaaaaatatagAAGTCTTTCGGTTGTAAATTGAGAATTTGGAAAGTATTAAGTATAAAGATTAGATAATCTGATGATATTTTATgggtgaaaataataaaatactctGAAAATTTAGCAAAATAAAAGTAgtaatataaaaaaacattagGTAAGTCTTTTAGATTtgtacaatatataaattttacgtATTCTATTGgaacaagtttgaaaaaatagaccaatatgaaaaaataatttatttatttttaatgattatctttaacttttttaaagatattacaCCAAAATTAcgtattttaatattatgagtTATGCTATATAGAAGCCGGTGTGTTAGCACATGACTTATAATAAGacacttaaaaataaaac
This genomic window from Carya illinoinensis cultivar Pawnee chromosome 7, C.illinoinensisPawnee_v1, whole genome shotgun sequence contains:
- the LOC122314698 gene encoding signal peptidase complex subunit 3B-like gives rise to the protein MHSFGYRANALLTFAMTILALMCTLASLSDNFNSPTPSAHVKVVNINRFQKQPKGNDEVSMQLNISADLQSLFTWNTKQVFVFVAAEYETLKNSLNQISLWDGIIPSKEHAKFWIHTSNKYRFIDQGSNLRGKEFNMTLHWHVMPKTGKMSADKIVMSGYRLPDEYR